In the Nicotiana tabacum cultivar K326 chromosome 16, ASM71507v2, whole genome shotgun sequence genome, one interval contains:
- the LOC107812180 gene encoding transcription initiation factor TFIID subunit 10-like has product MNQSQSQSQGGQQMSEGRHEDDTALADFLASLMDYTPAIPDELVEHYLGKSGFQCPDIPLIRLVAVATQKFIADVATDALQHCKARQSATVKDKRDKQQKDKRPMDDLSKSLREYGVNVKHQEYFADSPSAGLDPASREE; this is encoded by the coding sequence ATGAACCAGAGTCAGAGTCAGAGTCAGGGGGGCCAGCAAATGAGTGAAGGAAGACACGAAGATGACACTGCCCTCGCCGATTTCCTTGCTTCCTTAATGGACTATACCCCCGCTATTCCAGATGAATTAGTGGAGCATTACTTGGGTAAAAGTGGTTTCCAATGCCCTGACATTCCATTAATAAGGTTGGTGGCAGTTGCTACACAGAAATTTATTGCAGATGTTGCCACTGATGCTCTCCAGCATTGCAAGGCAAGGCAGTCAGCTACTGTCAAGGATAAAAGAGATAAGCAGCAAAAGGACAAACGCCCGATGGATGATCTTTCAAAATCTCTACGAGAGTATGGTGTGAATGTCAAACATCAAGAATACTTTGCTGATAGCCCGTCCGCTGGGTTAGATCCTGCTTCAAGAGAGGAATGA
- the LOC107812190 gene encoding uncharacterized protein LOC107812190 produces the protein MLIRRVALTTSLHHYHLRFFSNSAAAAVLPDPEPEFPKPDPKYDETIHAIARAKSGKNIAAKERKAGRVPSIVFEQEDGQHGGNKRLISVQANQIRKLVNHLGRSHFLSRLFDLEVRPDFDSVEVVEKVRVLPRKVHLEAGSDAPLNVTFIRAPSSALLKVDVPLVFRGEDVSPGLKKGSYLNIIKRTVKYLCPADVIPPYIDVDLSELDVGQKLVMGDLKVHPALKLVQPKDHPVVKIMGARVSDQKKAK, from the exons ATGTTGATCCGACGCGTAGCACTGACCACCTCCCTCCACCACTACCACCTCCGGTTCTTCAGCAACTCCGCCGCTGCCGCCGTTCTTCCAGACCCAGAACCGGAGTTCCCAAAACCGGACCCCAAATACGACGAAACTATTCACGCAATTGCACGCGCCAAATCGGGGAAGAACATCGCCGCAAAAGAGAGGAAAGCAGGGCGAGTACCGAGCATAGTGTTCGAACAGGAAGACGGTCAACATGGGGGTAACAAAAGGCTCATTTCTGTTCAGGCTAATCAGATTAGGAAGCTAGTTAACCATCTTGGTAGGTCCCATTTCTTGTCCAGGTTGTTTGATCTTGAAGTTCGCCCCGACTTTGACTCTGTTGAGGTTGTTGAGAAGGTTCGAGTTTTGCCCAGAAAG GTTCATCTGGAAGCTGGTTCAGATGCGCCTCTTAATGTTACATTTATAAGAGCTCCATCAAGTGCTTTATTAAAGGTTGATGTTCCTCTCGTATTTAGAGGAGAGGATGTGTCCCCCGGGCTGAAGAAAG GGTCGTATTTGAATATTATCAAGAGAACGGTAAAGTATCTATGTCCTGCGGATGTCATCCCTCCTTACATTGACGTAGATTTAAGTGAGTTGGATGTTGGCCAAAAGTTGGTAATGGGTGATCTGAAGGTTCATCCAGCTTTGAAGCTTGTCCAACCAAAGGATCATCCTGTTGTCAAGATTATGGGAGCAAGAGTTTCTGATCAAAAGAAAGCTAAATGA